The Cryptosporangium minutisporangium genome includes a window with the following:
- a CDS encoding response regulator transcription factor, translating into MILSGTDDLQVVGEAADGTEVNAAVSALAPDVVLMDIRMPRLDGLAATEALRRRPNPPEVIVLTTFDADEYILRALRAGAGGFLLKDTPPAEIVRAIRAVADGEPMLSPTITRQLIAHVAEGGVDARKARAAELLGQLSPRELEVAEAVGRGASNAEIAGELFMSVATVKAHVSRILTRLGLNNRVQLALLAHDAGS; encoded by the coding sequence ATGATCCTGTCCGGCACCGACGACCTGCAGGTGGTCGGCGAGGCGGCGGACGGCACGGAGGTGAACGCCGCGGTCAGCGCGCTGGCGCCGGACGTCGTCCTGATGGACATCCGGATGCCGCGACTGGACGGGCTGGCCGCCACCGAGGCGCTGCGGCGACGTCCGAACCCGCCCGAGGTGATCGTCCTGACGACGTTCGACGCGGACGAGTACATCCTGCGGGCACTGCGGGCCGGGGCCGGCGGCTTCCTGCTCAAGGACACACCGCCGGCCGAGATCGTCCGGGCGATCCGGGCGGTCGCCGACGGGGAGCCGATGCTCTCCCCCACTATCACTCGGCAGCTGATCGCGCACGTCGCCGAGGGCGGCGTCGACGCCAGGAAGGCTCGCGCGGCCGAGTTGCTCGGGCAGCTCAGCCCGCGCGAGCTGGAGGTGGCCGAGGCGGTCGGACGGGGCGCCTCGAACGCCGAGATCGCCGGCGAACTGTTCATGAGCGTGGCCACCGTCAAGGCGCACGTGTCACGGATCCTCACCCGGTTGGGGCTGAACAACCGGGTGCAGCTCGCGTTACTCGCCCATGACGCCGGCTCGTAG
- the thiE gene encoding thiamine phosphate synthase, with amino-acid sequence MTSPGPSGRTVDAGRSRRARLADARLYLCTPDRPDLAEFVDAALAGGVDIVQLREKGIEARVELQRLEILKAACERHGALLAVNDRADVALAVDADVLHLGQDDLPVTWARRIVGDDVLIGRSTHSPEQAAAAAWEPGVDYFCTGPCWPTPTKPGRPAPGLDLVRHVAGAAPDRPWFAIGGIDETRLEAVRTAGASRVVVVRAITDSADPKAAAQRLRAGVMGE; translated from the coding sequence GTGACCAGCCCCGGGCCGTCCGGCCGCACCGTGGACGCCGGGCGGAGCCGCCGCGCGCGGCTGGCGGACGCGCGCCTCTACCTGTGCACGCCCGACCGCCCCGACCTCGCCGAGTTCGTCGACGCCGCCCTCGCCGGCGGCGTCGACATCGTCCAGCTGCGGGAGAAGGGCATCGAGGCGCGCGTCGAGCTCCAGCGCCTGGAGATCCTGAAAGCCGCCTGCGAGCGGCACGGTGCGCTGCTCGCGGTCAACGACCGGGCCGACGTCGCGCTGGCTGTCGACGCCGACGTCCTGCACCTGGGCCAGGACGATCTTCCGGTGACCTGGGCACGCCGCATCGTCGGCGACGACGTCCTGATCGGGCGCTCCACCCACTCCCCGGAGCAGGCCGCGGCCGCCGCTTGGGAACCCGGCGTCGACTACTTCTGCACCGGTCCGTGCTGGCCGACGCCGACCAAGCCCGGCCGTCCCGCCCCCGGTCTCGACCTGGTGCGGCACGTGGCCGGGGCCGCCCCGGACCGGCCCTGGTTCGCGATCGGGGGCATCGACGAGACCCGGCTCGAAGCGGTCAGAACGGCCGGCGCGTCCCGCGTCGTCGTCGTCCGGGCGATCACCGACAGCGCGGACCCGAAGGCGGCGGCACAGCGACTACGAGCCGGCGTCATGGGCGAGTAA
- a CDS encoding thiazole synthase — MTYTDALVIAGKPLASRLVMGTGGGSISLAVLGEALRASGTVLTTVALRRVDATTGTGVFQLLRECGIEALPNTAGCRTAAEAVLTARLGREALETDWVKLEVVADDRTLLPDPVELLTAAEQLVADGFTVLPYTNDDPILARRLAEVGCAAVMPLGSPIGSGLGIRNTHNIALIVEEATVPVILDAGIGTASDAALAMELGCDGVLLATAVTGARDPVAMATAMRLAVESGRLAYRAGRVPRRWYAQASSPPVPE, encoded by the coding sequence ATGACGTATACCGATGCACTGGTCATCGCCGGGAAGCCGCTGGCGTCCCGGCTCGTGATGGGTACCGGCGGTGGTTCGATCAGCCTCGCCGTCCTCGGGGAGGCACTCCGGGCGTCCGGCACCGTGCTGACGACGGTGGCGCTCCGGCGGGTCGATGCCACGACCGGCACGGGCGTCTTCCAGCTCTTACGGGAGTGCGGCATCGAGGCGCTCCCGAACACGGCGGGATGCCGCACGGCCGCCGAGGCGGTGCTCACCGCGCGGCTCGGCCGGGAGGCGCTCGAGACCGACTGGGTGAAACTCGAGGTGGTGGCCGACGACCGGACGCTGCTGCCGGACCCGGTCGAACTGCTCACCGCAGCGGAGCAGCTGGTCGCTGACGGGTTCACGGTGCTGCCGTACACCAACGACGATCCGATCCTGGCTCGGCGGCTGGCCGAGGTGGGGTGCGCGGCGGTGATGCCGCTGGGTTCGCCGATCGGGTCGGGCCTCGGCATCCGGAACACGCACAACATCGCGCTGATCGTGGAGGAGGCCACCGTGCCGGTCATTCTCGACGCCGGGATCGGCACCGCCAGCGACGCCGCGCTGGCGATGGAACTCGGCTGCGACGGTGTGCTGCTCGCGACGGCCGTCACCGGTGCGCGCGACCCGGTCGCGATGGCCACCGCGATGCGGCTCGCGGTGGAGAGCGGACGGTTGGCGTACCGGGCCGGACGGGTGCCGCGTCGCTGGTACGCCCAGGCCTCGTCGCCCCCGGTGCCGGAGTGA
- the thiS gene encoding sulfur carrier protein ThiS, whose translation MTTLRVNGRPVEVAESVTVAAVVQQVTQRPAGFAQGVAVAVNGEVVPRGGWARTQLVDGDTVEVITAVQGG comes from the coding sequence ATGACGACGCTGCGGGTGAACGGACGGCCGGTCGAGGTCGCGGAGTCGGTCACGGTTGCCGCGGTCGTCCAGCAGGTGACGCAACGCCCGGCCGGCTTCGCGCAGGGCGTGGCGGTCGCGGTGAACGGAGAGGTGGTGCCGCGCGGCGGCTGGGCCAGGACCCAGCTCGTCGACGGCGACACCGTGGAAGTGATCACGGCGGTACAAGGTGGATAG
- the thiO gene encoding glycine oxidase ThiO, which produces MTGSARRTRVTVIGGGVIGLSCAWRLARAGTDVTLVELDPEQGASRIAAGMLAPITEAHPTEPGLLATGRLSVDAWPQFAAELADTGIDPGYTTTGTLVVGYSADDLAALEELAARLATLGIDVERLTGSACRRYEPALAPGVRGGLSVPGDHSVDNRAVLRGLQAAVAVAGVRVVAEGTGETTGADVTVVAAGAWTPLLVPALADLVRPARGENVRLTAGRHTPVLTRTVRALVDGRAVYLVPRSTGELVVGATQDEVGFDRTVTAGGIHRLLTDARRALPTIDEYALAETSAGLRPMSADGAPLVGWISDDTVVATGHGRNGILLAPLTAALVTQLVTGVGGAPDAEVVRAFAPDRFASGTRRAAHPTGGGTR; this is translated from the coding sequence GTGACCGGCTCGGCCCGCCGCACCCGAGTCACGGTGATCGGCGGCGGGGTGATCGGGCTGTCGTGTGCCTGGCGGCTCGCGCGGGCGGGGACGGACGTGACGCTCGTCGAGCTCGACCCGGAGCAGGGTGCGAGCCGGATCGCCGCGGGCATGCTGGCGCCGATCACCGAAGCGCACCCGACCGAGCCGGGCCTGCTCGCCACCGGCCGCCTCTCGGTGGACGCCTGGCCGCAGTTCGCGGCGGAGCTCGCGGACACCGGCATCGACCCCGGATACACCACGACCGGCACGCTCGTCGTGGGGTACAGCGCGGACGACCTGGCGGCGCTGGAGGAGCTCGCCGCCCGGCTGGCCACGCTCGGCATCGACGTCGAGCGGCTGACCGGCTCGGCGTGCCGCCGCTACGAGCCCGCCTTGGCCCCGGGCGTCCGGGGCGGGCTGAGCGTGCCGGGCGACCACAGCGTCGACAACCGTGCGGTGCTGCGTGGGCTGCAGGCGGCCGTGGCGGTCGCCGGGGTACGGGTGGTCGCCGAGGGAACCGGGGAGACGACCGGCGCCGACGTCACCGTGGTCGCCGCGGGCGCCTGGACGCCACTCCTGGTCCCGGCACTCGCCGACCTGGTCCGGCCGGCCCGTGGGGAGAACGTCCGGCTGACCGCCGGGCGGCACACGCCGGTACTCACCCGAACGGTCCGTGCGCTGGTCGACGGTCGGGCCGTGTACCTGGTGCCGCGGAGCACCGGCGAACTCGTCGTCGGCGCGACGCAGGACGAGGTCGGTTTCGACCGGACGGTCACGGCCGGAGGGATCCACCGGCTGCTCACCGACGCCCGCCGAGCGCTGCCGACGATCGACGAGTACGCGCTGGCCGAGACGTCGGCCGGGTTACGCCCGATGAGCGCGGACGGCGCGCCGCTGGTGGGGTGGATCTCGGACGACACGGTGGTTGCAACCGGACACGGGCGGAACGGAATCCTGCTGGCGCCGCTGACGGCCGCGCTGGTCACGCAATTGGTGACCGGCGTTGGGGGAGCTCCGGACGCGGAGGTGGTCCGCGCGTTCGCCCCGGACCGCTTCGCGTCCGGAACGCGACGAGCGGCGCACCCGACGGGCGGAGGGACGCGATGA
- the thiD gene encoding bifunctional hydroxymethylpyrimidine kinase/phosphomethylpyrimidine kinase — protein sequence MSGPAVALTVAGSDSGGGAGLQADLHTFAAFGVHGTTAVTAVTVQNTVGVTGVHEIPPQIVADQIGAVVEDLRPTAVKTGMLASAPIIEAIGAAFRQHGIGRGGTIPLVLDPVCASMHGDPLLEPDALDALRGLFALATVVTPNLDETQLLVGTRDQRDAARALLALGAEHALVKGGHGTGPRSRDLLTDGVTEIWLDAERIETGNTHGSGDTLAAATAARLAGGDSLPDAVRAAKRYVTRAVATSYSVGAGHGPVGHPPADEPVRASAAGDEVVAARAGATP from the coding sequence GTGAGCGGGCCGGCGGTCGCGCTCACCGTGGCGGGGTCGGACTCCGGCGGCGGGGCCGGTCTCCAAGCCGACCTGCACACGTTCGCCGCGTTCGGCGTCCACGGCACCACCGCCGTCACCGCGGTGACCGTGCAGAACACGGTCGGCGTGACCGGCGTCCACGAGATACCGCCGCAGATCGTCGCGGACCAGATCGGAGCGGTGGTCGAGGACCTGCGGCCCACCGCCGTGAAGACCGGGATGCTCGCGTCGGCGCCGATCATCGAGGCGATCGGCGCCGCGTTCCGGCAGCACGGCATCGGGCGGGGCGGAACGATCCCGCTGGTGCTCGACCCGGTGTGCGCGTCGATGCACGGCGACCCGCTGCTCGAGCCCGACGCCCTGGACGCCCTGCGAGGACTGTTCGCGCTGGCGACCGTCGTCACGCCGAACCTCGACGAGACACAGCTGCTGGTCGGCACCCGGGATCAGCGCGACGCCGCCCGGGCGCTGCTGGCACTCGGGGCGGAGCACGCGCTGGTGAAGGGTGGGCACGGCACCGGGCCGCGCAGCCGTGACCTGCTCACCGACGGCGTCACCGAGATCTGGTTGGACGCCGAGCGGATCGAGACCGGCAACACGCACGGGAGCGGCGACACACTGGCGGCCGCGACCGCCGCGCGACTGGCCGGTGGCGACTCGCTGCCGGACGCGGTCCGAGCGGCCAAGCGGTACGTCACCCGCGCGGTGGCCACCAGCTACTCGGTCGGCGCGGGGCACGGCCCGGTCGGTCACCCACCGGCCGACGAGCCGGTGCGTGCCTCGGCCGCGGGCGACGAGGTGGTGGCGGCGCGGGCGGGAGCAACGCCGTGA
- the thiC gene encoding phosphomethylpyrimidine synthase ThiC gives MSRAVFDAPNRPEGSDAPPERSAEREEAVSTGPLPGSRKAYRGDLRVPTREIELTTGQVVERYDTSGPYTESDFRPDLDNGLPKLRKTWPRNHPTQLLAARAGEITTEMAYVAAREHLPAELVRDEIAAGRAVLPANVNHPECEPMIIGKRFLVKVNANIGTSAVTSSPAEEVEKMVWATRWGADTVMDLSTGPRIHETREWILRNSPVPIGTVPIYQALERVNGDPTKLTWDVYRDVVIEQCKQGVDYMTVHAGVRMEYIPLTVGRKTGIVSRGGSILAAWCLAHHQENFLYTHFAELCEILRDYDVTFSLGDGLRPGSVYDANDEAQLAELRTLGELTQVAKAHGVQTMIEGPGHVPMDKIAENVKLQQEWCDEAPFYTLGPLATDVAPGYDHITSAIGAAMIAWHGTAMLCYVTPKEHLGLPDRDDVKAGVIAYKIAAHSADVAKGHPGAQAHDDQLSDARFEFRWADQFALALDPETAQSYHDETLPAAPAKTAHFCSMCGPKFCSMRISHDLRTTYADAAAAGMDAKSAEFRAAGGQIYLPVVDA, from the coding sequence ATGAGCCGTGCCGTTTTTGATGCTCCGAATCGGCCGGAGGGCTCCGACGCGCCTCCGGAGCGATCCGCCGAGCGGGAAGAAGCCGTCTCCACCGGCCCACTGCCGGGAAGCCGCAAGGCCTACCGGGGCGACCTCCGCGTTCCGACGCGGGAGATCGAACTGACCACCGGCCAGGTGGTCGAGCGCTACGACACGTCCGGTCCGTACACCGAATCCGACTTCCGCCCCGACCTCGACAACGGGCTTCCGAAACTCCGGAAGACCTGGCCACGCAACCACCCGACCCAGCTCCTGGCCGCCCGGGCCGGCGAGATCACCACCGAGATGGCGTACGTCGCGGCCCGCGAGCACCTCCCGGCCGAGCTCGTCCGGGACGAGATCGCCGCCGGTCGCGCCGTGTTACCGGCGAACGTGAACCACCCGGAGTGCGAGCCGATGATCATCGGCAAGCGCTTCCTGGTGAAGGTCAACGCGAACATCGGCACGTCGGCCGTCACCTCCTCGCCCGCCGAGGAGGTCGAGAAGATGGTCTGGGCGACCCGCTGGGGCGCCGACACGGTGATGGACCTGAGCACCGGCCCCCGCATCCACGAGACCCGCGAATGGATCCTGCGGAACTCTCCGGTGCCGATCGGCACGGTCCCGATCTACCAGGCGCTCGAACGCGTCAACGGTGACCCGACGAAGCTGACCTGGGACGTCTACCGCGACGTCGTGATCGAGCAGTGCAAGCAGGGCGTCGACTACATGACGGTCCACGCCGGCGTCCGGATGGAGTACATCCCGCTGACCGTCGGCCGCAAGACCGGCATCGTCTCCCGCGGTGGGTCGATCCTCGCTGCCTGGTGCCTCGCGCACCACCAGGAGAACTTCCTTTACACGCACTTCGCCGAGCTCTGCGAGATCCTGCGCGACTACGACGTCACGTTCTCCCTCGGTGACGGGCTGCGCCCCGGATCGGTCTACGACGCGAACGACGAGGCCCAGCTGGCCGAGCTGCGGACGCTCGGCGAACTCACGCAGGTGGCGAAGGCGCACGGCGTCCAGACGATGATCGAGGGCCCGGGGCACGTGCCGATGGACAAGATCGCCGAGAACGTGAAGCTCCAGCAGGAGTGGTGCGACGAGGCGCCGTTCTACACGCTCGGCCCGTTGGCGACCGACGTCGCTCCCGGCTACGACCACATCACGTCGGCGATCGGCGCCGCGATGATCGCCTGGCACGGCACCGCGATGCTCTGTTACGTCACGCCGAAGGAGCACCTGGGACTCCCGGACCGCGACGACGTCAAAGCGGGCGTGATCGCGTACAAGATCGCGGCGCACTCGGCCGACGTCGCCAAGGGCCACCCGGGTGCGCAGGCGCACGACGACCAGCTCTCCGACGCGCGATTCGAGTTCCGCTGGGCCGACCAGTTCGCGTTGGCGCTGGACCCGGAGACCGCCCAGTCGTACCACGACGAAACGCTGCCGGCTGCGCCGGCGAAGACCGCGCACTTCTGCTCGATGTGCGGTCCGAAGTTCTGTTCGATGCGCATCAGCCACGATCTGCGAACGACGTATGCGGACGCGGCGGCAGCGGGCATGGACGCCAAGTCAGCGGAGTTCCGGGCCGCGGGCGGGCAGATCTACCTACCGGTGGTGGACGCGTGA
- a CDS encoding MFS transporter: MESQRRWVVLAAGLAGMTAGCAFLYGLPYLLPRLRADGLSLTQAAALVACPTFGLLATLVVWGWLADRYGERRVIALGLGGAGVALLAAAAVSGPIALGACLVVGGAAAGSVNAASGRLVLGWFGAAERGLAMGIRQMAQPLGVAVAAVEVPVLSASDRAPALLFLAAACLVTAVLIAVVVRDPARVESGGAFEAGSPYRTPVLWRVHSAGALLVFPQFAVATFGLVFLVDAEGWDAASAGRLLAVAAFGGAAARLLAGWWSDRAGTRTGPMRVLAGVTGVIVALLAVGAAGVPGIAVTALVAAAVVSVSTNGLSFTAVAEYAGPGWAGRALGIHNTGQNAVAALTAPVLGAVVTHAGYPVAFAAAACAAVLAVAVVPSVHLPDRVAAR; the protein is encoded by the coding sequence ATGACGGCCGGCTGCGCGTTCCTCTACGGGCTGCCGTACCTGCTTCCGCGTCTCCGCGCGGACGGCCTGTCGTTGACGCAGGCCGCCGCCCTGGTCGCGTGCCCGACGTTCGGGCTGCTCGCGACGCTGGTGGTGTGGGGCTGGCTGGCCGACCGGTACGGCGAGCGCCGCGTCATCGCGCTGGGGCTGGGCGGGGCGGGCGTGGCGCTGCTGGCCGCCGCCGCGGTGTCCGGCCCGATCGCGCTCGGGGCCTGCCTGGTCGTCGGCGGTGCCGCCGCGGGCTCGGTGAACGCGGCCAGCGGGCGGCTGGTCCTGGGCTGGTTCGGCGCCGCCGAGCGCGGGCTGGCCATGGGCATCCGCCAGATGGCCCAGCCGCTGGGTGTCGCGGTGGCGGCGGTAGAGGTGCCGGTGCTCAGCGCGTCCGACCGCGCCCCCGCGCTGCTGTTCTTGGCTGCCGCCTGCCTGGTGACCGCGGTGCTGATCGCGGTCGTCGTGCGCGATCCGGCGCGCGTCGAGTCGGGCGGAGCGTTCGAAGCCGGGAGCCCTTACCGCACTCCGGTGCTCTGGCGGGTGCACAGCGCCGGGGCGTTGCTGGTGTTCCCGCAGTTCGCGGTCGCGACGTTCGGCTTGGTCTTCCTGGTCGACGCAGAGGGGTGGGACGCGGCGTCGGCTGGGCGGCTGCTCGCGGTGGCCGCGTTCGGCGGTGCGGCGGCGCGGCTGCTGGCCGGCTGGTGGTCGGATCGCGCCGGGACCCGTACCGGGCCGATGCGGGTGCTCGCGGGCGTCACCGGGGTGATCGTCGCGCTGCTCGCGGTCGGCGCCGCCGGGGTGCCGGGAATCGCGGTGACCGCGCTGGTCGCCGCCGCGGTGGTGTCGGTGTCGACGAACGGGCTGTCGTTCACGGCGGTGGCCGAGTACGCCGGTCCGGGCTGGGCCGGGCGGGCGCTGGGCATCCACAACACCGGCCAGAACGCGGTCGCCGCGCTGACCGCGCCGGTGCTCGGCGCGGTCGTGACCCACGCGGGCTACCCGGTGGCGTTCGCGGCCGCTGCCTGCGCGGCGGTGCTGGCGGTGGCGGTCGTCCCCTCCGTGCACCTTCCCGACCGCGTTGCCGCACGCTGA